AGAAATGGATGCTCTTGTTGATTTAATGAATAAAACCGATAAAGTTCGCTTAACAGGTCAAGGAACTGATATAACTTTTTCCATAAAAGATATCCCTGCAGTAAAGTGTGCGGGTAGATTAAACATTCCAGATGGAGAGGTTTATACAGCTCCTGTTAAACACTCTGTCAATGGAACAATTTCCTATAATACCCCTTCACCATATCAAGGGTTTACATTTGAGAATATTAAACTAACCTTTAAAGACGGTAAAGTCGTTGAAGCAACCGCCAATGATACTGAACGTATAAATAAAATTTTGGACACTGATGATGGTGCAAGGTACATTGGAGAATTTGCAATTGGCGTTAACCCTTATATTCTCCACCCAATGCAAGACATTTTATTTGATGAAAAGATTGATGGAAGCTTCCATTTCACTCCAGGACAATGTTACGATGATGCTTTCAATGACAATCATTCGAACATTCACTGGGATATTGTCAATATCCAAAGACCTGAATATGGAGGCGGAGAAATTTACTTTGACGATGTTCTTATCCGTAAAGATGGTAAGTTTGTCATACCTGAATTAGAAGGATTGAACCCAGAGAATTTAAAATAAGAAAGGCGAAAGCGCCCGTCTAACGACGAAATGAATGTAAAAAACCAGGTGAGATTAAAAATCCCACCTGGTTTTTATTCGTTAAATTATTAATTAGAATGAATAAACTGCTCGTACGCGTGCTGATATTTTTGAATATCACCGGCACCCATAAATAAAATAACGGCATTTTTATGATGTAATAATGTGGATGGATTATCTTCATTAAAGATTTCCGCATCATCAATACGCTCTTTCAAATCCTGAATCGTTAAATCACCTTTATTTTCACGTGCAGACCCGAAAATTTCACATAAATACACTTTATCTGCTTGATTTAAGCTTTCTGCAAATTCGTCTAAAAAAGACTTTGTTCGTGTGAAAGTATGTGGTTGGAAGACTGC
This portion of the Bacillus carboniphilus genome encodes:
- a CDS encoding aminopeptidase; amino-acid sequence: MKDPRIQKLAHSLINYSVNLQEGEKVLIENFGIERDLVTALVDEAYKAGGNPFVLLKDHTIDRALLMGAKNDQFDKIADFEANVMSQMDGYIGLRSGNNINELSDVPAEKLKIHGETIMDKVHRKIRVPKTKWVVLRYPTASMAQLAKMSTEAFEDFYFNVCTLDYSKMDKEMDALVDLMNKTDKVRLTGQGTDITFSIKDIPAVKCAGRLNIPDGEVYTAPVKHSVNGTISYNTPSPYQGFTFENIKLTFKDGKVVEATANDTERINKILDTDDGARYIGEFAIGVNPYILHPMQDILFDEKIDGSFHFTPGQCYDDAFNDNHSNIHWDIVNIQRPEYGGGEIYFDDVLIRKDGKFVIPELEGLNPENLK